One Bacteroidia bacterium genomic region harbors:
- a CDS encoding fasciclin domain-containing protein — protein MKQIILMLVAAFVFASCNSGQEESASTQTTSTESTPGVGQSGVKDDVSKPNIVQTAVGSKDHTTLVTAVKAADLVDALSNAGPFTVFAPTNAAFEKLPKGTVEGLLKPEKKNDLVNLLGYHTYVGVIDGILLQDGSEYDMVFGGKVKITKKDGKTFVNDSEILATIKTSNGVIHVIGDVLMPKK, from the coding sequence ATGAAACAAATTATTTTAATGTTGGTGGCCGCTTTTGTATTTGCCTCCTGCAATTCTGGTCAAGAAGAAAGCGCATCTACGCAAACAACTTCTACTGAAAGTACTCCGGGCGTTGGTCAATCCGGCGTGAAAGATGATGTATCTAAGCCTAATATTGTTCAAACTGCCGTAGGCAGCAAAGATCACACAACCTTAGTTACTGCGGTAAAAGCTGCCGATTTAGTGGATGCATTGAGTAATGCCGGCCCTTTCACTGTTTTTGCGCCAACAAATGCCGCTTTTGAGAAACTTCCTAAAGGCACTGTTGAAGGATTACTAAAGCCGGAGAAGAAAAATGACTTAGTTAACCTCTTAGGCTATCACACTTATGTAGGCGTTATTGACGGAATACTACTTCAAGATGGCTCCGAATACGACATGGTTTTTGGCGGAAAAGTTAAAATCACCAAAAAAGATGGAAAAACCTTTGTCAATGATTCCGAAATCTTAGCAACCATCAAGACTTCTAATGGAGTTATTCACGTAATTGGTGATGTGTTAATGCCCAAAAAGTAA
- the ligA gene encoding NAD-dependent DNA ligase LigA — protein sequence MTPEKAKETMQQLAIEIEKHNYLYYTLAKPIISDQTFDALLRQLQALERQYPNFADINSPTQRVGGTITRKFETFTHIRPMLSLPNTYTREELLNFTQKAAQETNTYFIIQHKFDGVALSLHYQKGILTAAVTRGDGQTGDLITANARTIRNIPLSLQGENYPENVEVRGEVFMQKKDFQTLNEERKEAGETLLMNPRNTTAGTLKLQDSAQVAKRKLSFVAYYAESSSSLPRSDYERMQLLAQWGFSIDKNTLKTKSITEVENYLNYWKSNIDSLPYEIDGIVIKVDDHNTRSELGFTAKIPRWAIAYKYAAEQAVTSLLSVSFQVGRTGIITPIANLEPVLLGGTIVKRASLYNADELERLQLSAGDQVMVEKGGEIIPKVVGIAVKNTSEKLIEFIKNCPACGSILSNNAEEVGVYCTNYQRCKPQIAGKIEHFAARKAMAIDGLGTEIIEQLVQKELITTIADLYDITFEQLVQLDRLGKKSAQNLIQAIEASKSIPFHRVLFALGIRHVGGTIAEKLAQHFHSLQSLSTATQQELLSVPEIGPTIAQSIVDYFDNTDNQLTIKRLEKNGLQLAYTGKPEVQQGSQKLSGISILISGTFENISRDELKLIITQNGGINASGVSKKLNYLLAGNEAGSSKISKAEELNIPIISLVEFQKLLA from the coding sequence ATGACACCGGAAAAAGCCAAAGAAACAATGCAGCAACTGGCTATCGAAATTGAAAAACACAATTATCTATACTACACCTTAGCCAAGCCGATTATTTCCGACCAGACTTTCGATGCTTTGTTACGCCAATTACAAGCATTGGAGCGTCAATACCCAAACTTTGCAGATATAAATTCTCCTACCCAACGAGTGGGGGGCACTATCACCCGAAAATTTGAAACCTTTACACATATCCGCCCAATGCTGAGTTTGCCCAACACTTATACCCGTGAAGAACTGCTTAACTTTACCCAAAAAGCTGCCCAAGAAACCAATACTTACTTTATTATTCAACATAAGTTTGACGGAGTAGCACTCAGCCTACATTACCAAAAAGGGATTTTAACTGCTGCCGTAACTCGCGGAGACGGCCAAACCGGAGACCTCATTACGGCAAATGCCAGAACAATCCGAAACATACCACTATCTTTACAAGGAGAAAATTATCCCGAAAACGTAGAAGTTCGTGGAGAAGTTTTTATGCAAAAAAAAGATTTTCAGACACTTAATGAAGAACGAAAAGAAGCCGGAGAAACCTTGCTGATGAACCCACGTAACACCACCGCCGGAACCCTAAAACTACAAGATTCAGCTCAAGTAGCTAAGCGAAAACTCTCATTTGTAGCTTATTATGCAGAATCAAGCAGCTCACTCCCCCGATCTGACTATGAACGTATGCAACTCCTTGCCCAATGGGGATTTTCTATTGATAAAAACACCCTAAAAACAAAATCCATCACAGAAGTAGAAAATTACTTAAACTACTGGAAATCAAATATAGATTCGCTCCCTTACGAAATTGACGGAATCGTAATCAAAGTTGATGATCACAACACCCGTTCAGAATTAGGTTTTACAGCCAAAATCCCCCGTTGGGCAATTGCTTACAAATATGCTGCAGAACAAGCTGTAACATCGTTATTGTCAGTTAGTTTTCAGGTAGGCAGAACCGGTATTATTACACCTATTGCCAATTTAGAACCGGTTTTGCTGGGTGGAACAATCGTCAAACGGGCATCCCTTTATAATGCTGATGAACTCGAACGCTTGCAACTCAGTGCAGGAGACCAAGTTATGGTTGAAAAAGGCGGGGAAATAATCCCCAAAGTAGTGGGAATCGCTGTGAAAAACACCTCCGAAAAACTTATTGAATTTATAAAAAACTGCCCTGCCTGCGGCAGCATTTTGTCTAACAATGCCGAAGAAGTTGGAGTTTATTGCACTAATTATCAACGTTGTAAACCCCAAATAGCCGGCAAAATAGAACACTTTGCTGCACGTAAAGCAATGGCTATTGACGGGCTTGGAACTGAAATTATAGAACAACTTGTTCAAAAAGAATTAATTACAACTATTGCTGATTTATATGACATTACCTTTGAACAATTAGTACAATTGGATCGTTTGGGAAAAAAATCAGCCCAAAATTTAATCCAAGCTATTGAGGCAAGCAAGAGTATTCCTTTTCATCGGGTTTTATTTGCCTTAGGAATTCGCCATGTGGGAGGAACGATTGCCGAAAAATTAGCACAGCATTTTCATTCTTTGCAATCATTGAGTACAGCAACTCAGCAAGAGTTACTAAGCGTTCCGGAAATTGGCCCTACGATTGCCCAATCCATAGTAGATTATTTTGACAATACCGATAACCAACTTACCATAAAGAGATTAGAGAAAAATGGACTACAATTGGCCTATACTGGCAAACCAGAAGTCCAACAGGGTTCTCAAAAGCTATCCGGCATTTCTATTTTGATTTCAGGAACTTTTGAGAACATATCCCGTGATGAATTAAAGTTAATCATTACCCAAAATGGCGGCATCAATGCGTCCGGTGTTTCTAAAAAATTAAATTACTTACTTGCTGGAAATGAAGCCGGTAGCAGTAAGATTTCTAAAGCTGAAGAGTTAAATATTCCGATAATTTCATTGGTTGAATTTCAAAAATTATTAGCCTAA
- a CDS encoding SDR family oxidoreductase has translation MPTAVITGAGSGIGLETITAFLNTESNTEVIAIVHSEADIVKLNQKFAQNSQLQVLCWDIVSGDSSIIKQIIGSKTVDILINNAGFLVNKPFTELSYADFLQAWEVNCWGSARVIQLLLPNLLQASHPHIIMIGSMGGISGSVKFSGLTAYSSAKGALTILTESLHYEYLQTNLTFNCLCFGAVQTKMLTKAFSDYQAPLRDSEAGLFVANFAQTGYRYFRGKIIPVSTTTP, from the coding sequence GTGCCTACCGCCGTAATAACCGGGGCAGGTTCCGGAATCGGCTTGGAAACTATAACTGCATTTTTAAACACCGAAAGTAATACCGAAGTCATTGCAATAGTTCATTCGGAAGCAGATATAGTTAAGCTAAACCAGAAATTTGCCCAAAATTCCCAATTACAGGTTTTATGCTGGGATATTGTTTCGGGAGATTCTTCCATAATAAAGCAAATTATCGGCTCAAAAACAGTTGATATTCTGATAAATAACGCCGGATTTTTGGTAAATAAACCATTTACAGAACTTAGTTATGCAGATTTTTTGCAAGCATGGGAAGTCAATTGTTGGGGTTCAGCCCGGGTTATTCAGTTGTTATTACCCAATTTATTGCAAGCCTCTCATCCACACATAATTATGATTGGAAGTATGGGCGGAATTTCGGGAAGTGTTAAATTTTCCGGATTAACTGCCTATTCAAGTGCAAAAGGCGCATTAACCATTTTAACGGAATCTCTGCATTATGAATATTTACAAACGAACCTTACCTTCAACTGTTTATGCTTTGGTGCAGTTCAAACTAAAATGCTCACCAAGGCTTTTTCAGATTATCAAGCACCGCTAAGAGATTCAGAAGCAGGGCTTTTTGTGGCAAACTTTGCCCAAACCGGATACCGCTATTTTCGCGGAAAAATAATTCCGGTTTCTACAACCACTCCCTAA
- a CDS encoding DNA polymerase III subunit encodes MQFKDIIGQEKAKQFFIQAVKQNRISHALLLSGPNGVGKLPFALAIAQYLNCDSPTEDDSCGICPSCQKSAKLIHPDLRFVVPALPARSDAKGSYEDYLELFRTAFKANSYVNPLDWPLGLNKSDSEKTESRQTSIYIEIIRELKRKLVLTSFESTHKVVIVWQSEKINIEASNAFLKLLEEPPENTIIILTTANEISLLPTIRSRCQRISLKRLDDNQIAKILQTYYNPDESENHLDEVHLQEIAKLADGNVHRARELLSEIGEQQLQKPYTQWITACYQGNLIDIRAWVDEMAKKNKNYQRNFLAFALNKLRDSLLYEFDSDSLTANTPDEIISLRKFGRFLSLNGVEALSEKYNQADFYLSRNANSQIVWYALSLQIHAILKHRAEKVNVKIETPS; translated from the coding sequence ATGCAATTTAAAGATATAATTGGGCAAGAAAAAGCGAAACAGTTTTTTATTCAAGCTGTTAAACAGAACCGTATCAGTCATGCGTTGTTATTATCGGGGCCAAATGGTGTGGGAAAGTTACCTTTTGCCCTTGCGATAGCTCAGTATCTCAATTGTGATTCCCCTACCGAAGATGATAGCTGCGGTATCTGCCCGTCCTGCCAGAAATCTGCAAAACTTATTCACCCGGATTTACGCTTCGTAGTACCGGCTTTGCCCGCACGTTCAGATGCCAAAGGAAGTTATGAAGACTACTTAGAATTATTTAGAACTGCCTTTAAAGCAAATAGTTACGTTAATCCATTAGATTGGCCTTTGGGCTTAAATAAATCTGATTCCGAAAAGACAGAATCCCGCCAAACCTCAATCTACATTGAAATTATTCGAGAACTCAAACGAAAATTGGTTTTAACTTCTTTTGAATCTACCCACAAAGTAGTGATTGTTTGGCAATCTGAAAAAATAAACATCGAAGCAAGCAACGCATTCCTGAAATTATTAGAAGAGCCTCCGGAAAATACCATTATCATTCTGACTACAGCTAACGAAATTAGTTTACTACCCACAATTCGTTCCCGCTGTCAGAGAATCTCATTAAAACGCTTGGATGACAATCAGATAGCTAAAATCCTCCAAACTTATTACAACCCAGACGAATCGGAAAATCACCTTGATGAGGTTCATTTGCAAGAAATCGCTAAATTAGCTGATGGAAACGTGCATAGAGCCCGTGAATTATTATCAGAAATTGGAGAACAACAACTGCAAAAACCTTATACACAATGGATTACAGCCTGCTATCAAGGTAATTTAATTGATATTCGGGCTTGGGTAGATGAAATGGCTAAGAAAAACAAAAATTACCAACGTAATTTTCTGGCTTTCGCACTCAATAAACTTCGGGATTCTTTATTATATGAGTTTGATAGTGATTCACTAACCGCAAATACGCCTGATGAAATAATTTCCTTACGGAAATTTGGCCGCTTTTTAAGCCTTAATGGCGTGGAAGCTCTATCTGAAAAATACAATCAAGCAGACTTTTACCTTTCACGAAATGCCAATTCACAAATCGTATGGTATGCTTTATCGCTGCAAATTCATGCAATTTTAAAACATCGAGCCGAAAAAGTGAACGTAAAAATCGAAACTCCCTCCTAA